In a genomic window of Bradyrhizobium sp. LLZ17:
- a CDS encoding LemA family protein, whose protein sequence is MRKFLTVLAALASLSLTNCGYNAIQSEDEQIKANWSEVVNQYQRRADLVPNLVNSVKGFAQQEKHVLLGVTNARAKVGSIQATPEVLNDPAAFQKFQAAQGELSSALSRLLVVTENYPQLKSDALFKDLMSQLEGTENRITVARNRYIKAVQDYNVTIRSFPSNLTAMMFGYKEKPNFSVDNEKEISSAPKVDFNPAPAPSK, encoded by the coding sequence ATGCGCAAATTCCTGACTGTGCTGGCGGCACTCGCCTCGCTCAGCCTGACCAATTGCGGCTACAACGCGATCCAGAGCGAGGACGAGCAGATCAAGGCCAACTGGTCCGAGGTGGTGAACCAGTATCAGCGCCGCGCCGATCTCGTGCCCAACCTGGTCAACTCGGTGAAGGGCTTTGCGCAGCAGGAGAAGCACGTGCTGCTTGGGGTCACCAATGCGCGCGCCAAGGTCGGCAGCATCCAGGCGACGCCCGAAGTGCTGAACGATCCCGCCGCATTCCAGAAGTTTCAGGCTGCCCAGGGCGAACTTTCCAGCGCGCTGTCGCGCCTTCTTGTGGTCACGGAAAACTATCCGCAGCTCAAATCCGATGCGCTGTTCAAGGATCTGATGTCGCAGCTCGAAGGCACCGAGAACCGCATCACTGTTGCCCGCAACCGCTACATCAAGGCGGTGCAGGACTACAACGTCACCATCCGCTCGTTTCCGAGCAATCTCACAGCAATGATGTTCGGCTACAAGGAGAAGCCGAACTTCTCGGTCGACAACGAGAAGGAAATCTCGAGCGCGCCGAAGGTCGATTTCAACCCGGCGCCAGCTCCGTCGAAGTAA